Proteins from one Mytilus galloprovincialis chromosome 11, xbMytGall1.hap1.1, whole genome shotgun sequence genomic window:
- the LOC143052109 gene encoding fasciclin-1-like, with amino-acid sequence MDWKVNLFVCLCVSLFNCYICDDPTATDTVYEVLQRTQGLSKFESLVRKAQLVEFFQYPRTYTIFAPNDTAYENLTPDRKLIVDNMAGINLQNFVKFHVIEGQRLMTGDFQDNSVRRSMSSSKLYINRREGSAISGWFGPTTFFVNGAIVSPEQKDLVGVNGVVHGLMIWIDKTSLKTSYEYTQTPDNPKVNSTKFYAEILNKLSISGQFYDPIKDLQNYDGRFTLFVPNDAAIDRIDSSKLRDLQQDVQKLHEVVRAHYIKNAALFTTYVNHNQGFLNANQRALSIRKPYPYNVYVNSGGVTSAITLGNITVNNGVIHVCDRLLGFIYNTVRQQISEDSPLFDQLINRASEEIRNTLTTQTGVNVFAPTAEAFEKIKRVPWVSLNFDSKLIDKVLKLHILQPGQQVQVSNMVGEYESRQFRTSLYLEGTNPKITIYRQRNETWVQGDTVIAKVTQADIECTNGRIQFIDTIMGVPYLDLANLICSDLWLLRTYDYMRALGMKNYLSDRRFYSQQCTFESQGYPPNYGINNYFNKVGLATIPPWTQDPPWDMGYCGTASSPCQLTFFAPNSTAIDYFSNTNYGEKIMKNAYAFQRILTRLMFREKIELETLANTNYNYRSIHGDSIRISKSNDRFVTLYYQAAAARVIHMDNGATNGIVHIIDTILYVPDDLSLLTSGSSHVHYSPIMLLVLLFLWTTFRSCR; translated from the exons TTTGAGTCTCTTGTAAGGAAGGCCCAGCTGGTGGAATTCTTTCAGTATCCAAGAACATACACAATATTTGCTCCCAATGATACAGCCTACGAGAACCTCACACCAGATAGGAAGCTCATTGTGGATAATATGGCAGGCATTAACCTTCAAAACTTTGTCAAGTTTCATGTCA ttgAAGGACAAAGGTTAATGACAGGAGATTTCCAAGACAATTCTGTAAGAAGAAGTATGTCTTCAAGTAAACTGTATATAAATAGACGAGAAGGCAGT GCAATATCTGGTTGGTTTGGACCAACAACGTTCTTTGTGAATGGTGCCATTGTATCACCAGAACAAAAGGATTTGGTCGGTGTAAATGGTGTGGTCCATGGACTTATGATATGGATTGATAAGACTAGTCTAAAGACATCTTATGAATATACACAGACTCCAGACAACCCAAAAGTCAATTCTAC GAAGTTTTATGCTGAGATCTTGAATAAGTTATCAATTTCTGGACAGTTTTACGATCCAATCAAAGATCTCCAGAATTACGACGGACGATTTACGCTCTTTGTACCTAATGATGCTGCTATAGATAGAATAGATTCATCTAAACTTAGAGACCTTCAACAAGATGTACAGAAATTACATGAG GTTGTCAGGGCGCATTACATAAAGAATGCTGCGCTTTTTACAACTTATGTGAATCACAATCAGGGATTTCTTAATGCCAATCAGAGAGCTCTGTCAATACGTAAACCATATCCATATAATG TATATGTCAATAGTGGTGGAGTCACGTCAGCGATAACATTGGGAAATATAACAGTCAACAATGGAGTGATTCATGTTTGTGATCGCTTGCTTGGTTTCATCTATAACACAGTACGACAGCAGATATCAGAAGACTCACC ATTATTTGACCAGTTAATTAACAGAGCCTCAGAGGAGATAAGGAATACCCTTACTACACAGACAGGGGTCAATGTATTTGCTCCTACAGCAGAGGCCTTCGAAAAAATAAAGAGAGTTCCCTGGGTGTCACTTAATTTTGATTCTAAGCTGATTGACAAG GTATTGAAACTTCACATTTTACAGCCGGGTCAACAGGTACAGGTGTCTAACATGGTAGGAGAATATGAGAGTAGACAGTTCAGAACTAGTCTATATTTAGAAGGGACAAATCCTAAGATAACTATTTATAGACAGAGAAATG AAACCTGGGTTCAAGGTGACACAGTTATAGCCAAGGTTACACAGGCTGATATAGAGTGTACCAATGGCAGAATACAGTTCATAGATACAATAATGGGTGTACCTTACCTAGATCTGGCCAACCTTATCTGTAGTGATCTCTGGTTGCT GAGGACATATGATTACATGAGAGCACTTGGTATGAAAAACTACTTGAGCGATCGAAGGTTCTATAGCCAGCAGTGTACATTTGAGTCGCAAGGATATCCACCAAATTATGGAATCAACAATTACTTCAACAAAGTTGGACTGGCTACCATTCCACCGTGGACACAGGATCCACCGTGGGACATGGGTTACTGTGGAACAGCATCGTCGCCATGTCAACTGACATTCTTTGCTCCAAACTCCACAGCCATAGATTATTTCTCAAATACAAACTATGGTGAAAAGATCATGAAAAATGCTTATGCTTTTCAAAGG attttaacGAGACTGATGTTTCGTGAGAAGATAGAGTTAGAGACGCTAGCTAATACCAACTACAATTACAGATCTATACATGGTGATTCAATACGAATCTCCAAATCAAATGATAGAT TTGTAACCTTGTATTACCAGGCAGCAGCAGCTAGAGTGATCCACATGGACAACGGTGCTACCAATGGCATCGTCCATATTATAGACACTATACTGTATGTACCAGACGATCTCAGTCTATTGACCTCTGGGTCTAGCCATGTTCACTACAGTCCAATTATGTTACTTGTTCTACTGTTTTTATGGACTACATTCCGCTCATGTAGATAG